In a single window of the Macrobrachium rosenbergii isolate ZJJX-2024 chromosome 35, ASM4041242v1, whole genome shotgun sequence genome:
- the LOC136856255 gene encoding zinc transporter 7-like, producing MHTQGKRDADPYPFGHGYGSHGHKYGSHYHHSGSHGYKNDSHSPSHYVKKVYHTHGKREADPYPLAYGYGSHGHGSHGHKYGSHYHHSGSHGYKNGSHTPSHVKKVYHTHGKREADPYPFGHGYGSHGHKHGSHYHHSGSLGYKSSEA from the coding sequence ATGCATACTCAAGGCAAAAGGGATGCTGATCCATACCCCTTTGGTCATGGGTATGGCTCCCATGGGCATAAGTATGGCTCCCATTACCATCACTCTGGTTCCCATGGGTACAAAAACGACTCCCATTCTCCCAGTCATTATGTGAAAAAAGTTTATCACACCCATGGCAAAAGGGAAGCTGACCCATACCCTTTAGCTTATGGGTATGGCTCCCATGGGCATGGCTCCCATGGGCATAAATATGGCTCCCATTACCATCACTCTGGTTCCCATGGGTACAAAAACGGCTCCCATACTCCCAGTCATGTGAAAAAAGTTTATCACACCCATGGCAAAAGGGAGGCTGACCCATACCCCTTTGGTCATGGGTATGGCTCTCATGGGCATAAGCATGGCTCCCATTACCATCATTCTGGCTCCCTTGGGTATAAAAGTAGTGAAGCTTAG